The Thalassophryne amazonica chromosome 6, fThaAma1.1, whole genome shotgun sequence genome includes a region encoding these proteins:
- the nol9 gene encoding polynucleotide 5'-hydroxyl-kinase NOL9 — MKVNKTMQVKSHVKSLKWKNVRSKWSQPPIRSCDLNSTPVMARVIQEAQAPVNKKSKVKRLKNKAKSVSDKKSSLQSDLNKSHTNGSSAFSMDNDSYDSQDWKSYSKSFNGNAAHSSNGTEAAGSGRLEGESLHYCAERNDQENHAVLLMQKDQTLCFRGKCFMTCLYGRVEVMGFTIEEGQQSYPLFSPASHCPLTITALESTADSRDDKMAATPVLRRYLPAASRKKLATRIRKNSSVILLEPMEMPLTRFLSSFTDLSELFSPTMSELMSAVLDTPLNGLGMIPLASAVEGLKMSPSYTDAVNTVVSACRGDMDGCAVILICGTKNVGKSTFIRILINTLLNHTAGVDYLEGDLGQTEFTPSGCLSSLTVTEPLLGPPFTHQRTPEHMIYYGQTSCESDLDRYLESLKFLWRRRSQSRETPVIINTMGWIKGFGFQLLVDMIRFFPVSHVVQLGHSGTTQCPALTPEFLRTAHGCQTHPPAQTALDEFTESHSPHRSYTHLIVQSDFQTVGRQGTMKHQRSNEQRELSLLAYLSQLQSPEPGPVRPLHCLTPYQVPHTAVALGVVHCDVAPGHMFYAANGSLVGLCCLGEKVTSRGGPVLLSQAPICPCVGFGVLRGIDMTRGLYLLLTPVVPAVLRKVNCLLLGAVSLPSCILTTQPGFEGEMPYVTTDYSFDLTGAGKLRVFKGLARPSQIGMQ; from the exons ATGAAGGTGAACAAAACTATGCAGGTTAAAAGCCATGTGAAGTCGCTGAAGTGGAAGAATGTGAGAAGCAAATGGAGCCAACCTCCTATCCGGTCCTGTGATCTCAACTCTACTCCTGTCATGGCCAGGGTGATTCAGGAGGCCCAGGCACCTGTGAATAAAAAGTCCAAAGTAAAGAGACTGAAAAATAAGGCCAAGTCTGTCTCGGACAAGAAAAGCAGCCTTCAGTCTGATTTAAATAAATCTCACACAAATGGAAGTTCTGCGTTTTCAATGGACAATGACTCATATGACTCGCAGGATTGGAAGTCCTATTCTAAGTCCTTTAATgggaatgctgcacattcatcgaATGGCACAGAGGCTGCTGGGTCAGGAAGACTTGAGGGAGAGTCTCTTCATTATTGTGCTGAAAGAAATGATCAGGAAAATCATGCAGTACTCCTCATGCAAAAGGATCAG ACCCTGTGTTTCCGTGGGAAGTGTTTTATGACATGCCTGTATGGCCGAGTAGAAGTGATGGGATTCACCATTGAAGAGGGGCAGCAGTCGTACCCACTCTTCTCCCCGGCTTCGCATTGTCCACTGACCATCACAGCACTGGAGAGCACGGCTGATTCCAGAGATGATAAGATGGCAGCAACACCTGTGCTCCGCAGATATCTTCCTGCTG CATCACGGAAAAAGTTGGCTACACGAATAAGAAAAAACTCTTCTGTCATTCTGCTGGAGCCTATGGAGATGCCTCTGACACGCTTTCTGTCAAGCTTCACAGATCTCAGTGAATTGTTCAGTCCTACAATg AGTGAACTTATGTCAGCTGTTCTCGATACACCACTCAACGGTTTGGGTATGATTCCACTGGCCAGTGCCGTCGAGGGTCTAAAAATGTCACCGAGCTACACGGATGCTGTAAACACTGTGGTCAGTGCCTGCAGAG GAGACATGGATGGTTGTGCAGTCATCCTCATCTGTGGTACCAAGAACGTGGGAAAATCAACATTCATCCGCATCCTCATCAACACTTTACTGAATCA CACTGCAGGTGTTGATTACCTGGAAGGTGACCTCGGTCAAACGGAGTTCACACCCTCTGGCTGCCTGTCATCGCTGACGGTCACAGAACCACTTCTGG GTCCTCCTTTTACACATCAGCGCACACCAGAGCACATGATCTACTATGGTCAGACATCATGTGAGTCAGACTTGGACCGCTACCTTGAATCCCTTAAATTTTTGTGGCGTAGACgctcccagagcagagagactcCCGTCATCATCAACACCATGGGCTGGATCAAAG GATTTGGTTTTCAGCTGCTAGTGGACATGATCCGGTTCTTCCCGGTCTCACATGTTGTGCAGCTGGGTCACAGTGGGACCACACAGTGCCCTGCCCTCACGCCAGAGTTTCTCAGGACGGCACATGGCTGCCAGACACACCCACCTGCCCAGACGGCTCTGGATGAGTTCACAGAGAGCCACAGTCCTCACAGAAGCTATACTCACCTCATTGTTCAGTCAGATTTTCAGACAGTGGGACGACAAGGAACAAT GAAACACCAGCGAAGTAATGAGCAGAGAGAGCTGTCGCTGCTGGCCTACCTCAGTCAGCTCCAGTCTCCTGAGCCGGGTCCTGTTAGACCTCTACACTGCCTGACCCCGTACCAG GTACCACACACAGCGGTGGCTTTAGGTGTGGTTCATTGTGACGTGGCACCCGGTCACATGTTTTATGCTGCAAATGGCAGTCTGGTGGGACTGTGCTGCCTGGGTGAGAAAGTAACGAGTCGGGGAGGTCCAGTTCTGCTGTCCCAGGCACCCATCTGCCCGTGTGTGGGCTTTG GTGTGCTCCGAGGTATTGACATGACTCGTGGTCTGTACTTACTGCTGACGCCTGTGGTTCCCGCCGTCCTTCGTAAAGTCAACTGTCTCCTCCTGGGAGCCGTATCACTACCTTCCTGTATCCTCACCACTCAG CCCGGCTTTGAAGGAGAAATGCCTTATGTGACTACAGACTACAGCTTTGATCTCACTGGTGCGGGAAAGCTGCGTGTCTTCAAGGGCTTGGCAAGACCGAGTCAGATCGGCATGCAGTGA